In a genomic window of Sutcliffiella sp. FSL R7-0096:
- a CDS encoding replication protein, whose amino-acid sequence MADVQLENGFTRIANDIFEQMAKTKLSPIQYRILFVIWRYTYGFNRKEHEFSLSFIGTATEYDQRQLQRELIKLEQRKIIVQKVKRGKPRIISFNKNHDEWLESETIGSSTIGNSTKGTIGKVTKGTIGNSTKEERKNLKKNIKKDAYEMNINPFKEYEKNFGLLSSSVINKFNYWLDDSQFVNPEEIICEVITRAKTNEAKHPMQYIDKILLDHHKNNRLTLDAVKANHNEFDSKVKKKAAKSLDWKALKEGMEDE is encoded by the coding sequence TTGGCGGATGTACAACTAGAAAACGGATTTACAAGAATTGCAAACGATATATTCGAGCAGATGGCAAAAACAAAGCTAAGCCCAATACAGTATAGAATACTCTTTGTCATCTGGAGATACACATATGGTTTTAACAGAAAAGAGCATGAGTTTTCACTAAGCTTTATAGGAACTGCAACAGAGTACGATCAAAGGCAACTACAAAGAGAATTAATAAAGCTAGAACAAAGAAAGATAATTGTCCAGAAAGTTAAAAGAGGAAAACCTAGGATAATTAGCTTCAATAAAAATCATGACGAATGGTTAGAAAGTGAAACTATTGGTAGTTCTACCATTGGTAATTCTACCAAAGGCACTATTGGTAAAGTTACCAAAGGCACTATTGGTAATTCTACCAAAGAAGAAAGAAAGAACTTAAAGAAAAATATAAAGAAAGATGCATATGAGATGAACATAAATCCTTTTAAAGAATATGAGAAAAATTTTGGTCTATTATCAAGTTCAGTTATCAATAAATTTAATTACTGGTTAGATGATAGTCAGTTTGTAAATCCAGAAGAAATCATCTGTGAAGTGATTACTAGAGCTAAAACGAATGAAGCAAAACATCCAATGCAGTATATTGACAAGATTCTGTTGGATCACCATAAAAACAATCGTTTAACTTTAGATGCTGTTAAAGCAAATCACAATGAGTTTGATTCGAAAGTGAAGAAGAAAGCAGCTAAATCACTTGATTGGAAAGCTTTGAAGGAAGGTATGGAAGATGAATAA
- a CDS encoding AAA family ATPase has protein sequence MNQISFIKLVLTNFKNHESLEVNFSDITNIQGKNGAGKSSIGDAITWCLYGKDVMGSKLEPQPIGTDLETKVELLLQVGSKQYLLGRSQKKTAKYYINEVPEKATVFKEFVDSMLDEKLFFSLFTPGFFPSQKWTEQREQLLQYISEPLNKEVLAKMGKVESETLEENLKKYSLEDLEKLNKDKKRQLDVSYERAAERYLTLKEQLEQGSSESVDVAAIQKELAPLISKRTTLEEEIDTFYQRKSARGRIESQIESLVERIDRQKSVVQGIKDEEIQEACQTCGQGLDEKSINKVKENRQARFDKEVSTGKEMLEKLNALKESLAAMPVPEEIDRTELSEVDNKIVSLQVKMNGAGRVEQLHQDVSVAEANKEKLRKDRNTSISILDAIKTFRSVRSELMVNKVDALFTKISVKLYEQLKNGEEKATFEIEMDGKPYSKLSTAEKIKAGLELIEVLSNQSQIITPCFVDNAESILHFTSPPGQLIVARVVDEEFSIKNVSLEGENK, from the coding sequence ATGAATCAAATTTCATTTATCAAGTTAGTATTAACAAATTTCAAGAACCATGAGTCATTGGAAGTGAATTTCAGTGATATCACCAACATTCAAGGAAAGAATGGTGCAGGGAAATCATCCATTGGTGATGCCATTACCTGGTGCCTTTACGGAAAAGATGTAATGGGATCCAAGTTAGAACCGCAGCCAATCGGAACAGATTTAGAAACGAAAGTGGAGTTGCTCTTGCAGGTAGGCAGCAAGCAATATCTGCTAGGTCGAAGTCAGAAGAAAACGGCCAAGTATTACATCAATGAGGTACCAGAGAAAGCGACTGTTTTTAAAGAGTTTGTGGATTCTATGTTGGACGAGAAATTGTTCTTCTCTTTATTCACACCAGGATTCTTCCCTTCTCAAAAATGGACAGAACAGCGTGAGCAGTTGCTCCAATACATCAGTGAACCTTTGAATAAAGAAGTTTTGGCCAAGATGGGAAAGGTTGAAAGCGAAACCCTGGAAGAGAATCTAAAGAAATACTCTTTGGAGGATCTGGAGAAGCTGAACAAAGATAAAAAACGTCAGTTAGATGTTTCTTATGAACGAGCAGCTGAACGATATCTTACTTTGAAAGAGCAATTGGAACAAGGTTCTTCCGAAAGCGTAGATGTGGCAGCCATTCAAAAAGAATTAGCCCCTTTGATTAGCAAACGAACTACTTTGGAAGAGGAAATTGACACTTTTTATCAAAGAAAAAGTGCCCGAGGTCGTATCGAATCCCAAATTGAATCCTTGGTAGAACGTATCGATAGACAGAAATCTGTTGTACAAGGAATTAAAGATGAAGAAATTCAAGAAGCATGCCAAACATGTGGTCAGGGCCTAGATGAAAAATCTATCAACAAAGTAAAAGAAAATAGACAGGCACGTTTCGATAAAGAAGTTTCAACCGGAAAAGAGATGCTAGAAAAATTAAATGCATTAAAAGAATCACTTGCAGCAATGCCGGTACCAGAAGAAATAGACCGGACGGAACTTAGCGAGGTAGATAACAAGATTGTGAGTTTGCAAGTAAAGATGAATGGTGCTGGTCGAGTGGAGCAACTTCATCAGGATGTATCAGTAGCAGAAGCAAACAAAGAAAAACTTCGCAAGGACCGTAACACATCTATCAGCATCCTGGATGCCATTAAAACATTCCGGTCTGTCCGTTCAGAACTGATGGTGAACAAAGTTGATGCTCTCTTTACCAAAATCTCGGTGAAGCTTTATGAACAACTGAAGAACGGTGAAGAGAAAGCCACTTTTGAGATTGAAATGGATGGGAAGCCATATAGCAAGCTCTCCACTGCAGAGAAGATAAAGGCAGGATTGGAACTCATAGAAGTGCTTTCTAATCAGTCACAGATAATTACACCGTGCTTTGTGGATAATGCAGAATCTATTCTTCATTTTACATCACCGCCTGGTCAGTTGATCGTTGCAAGAGTGGTAGATGAAGAGTTTAGTATAAAAAATGTTTCGTTGGAGGGAGAAAATAAATGA
- a CDS encoding ArpU family phage packaging/lysis transcriptional regulator yields the protein MSQLQFKLPKINRKETQKNVEEALELYRYYLLTVPEERLPKVTASYSLVPPSNTNEFHSSTEDAAIKKVDFEIERDSYIERIRKAVNRLGKRERQAVILKYFGEEEAFDYEVYNEMGMSEFHYHQKFKPRIFYKLAFILRIEVYEVDGDI from the coding sequence GTGTCTCAATTACAGTTTAAGTTGCCTAAAATAAATAGAAAAGAAACACAAAAGAACGTTGAAGAAGCCCTAGAACTCTATCGTTATTATTTACTCACAGTTCCGGAAGAACGCTTGCCTAAAGTAACCGCCTCTTATTCGCTTGTCCCACCATCTAACACCAATGAATTCCATTCCTCTACTGAAGATGCAGCAATTAAGAAGGTAGACTTCGAGATTGAAAGAGACAGCTATATTGAGCGTATCAGGAAGGCGGTTAACAGGCTAGGAAAACGGGAACGACAGGCGGTGATCCTGAAGTATTTCGGGGAAGAAGAAGCTTTTGATTACGAAGTGTACAACGAGATGGGAATGAGTGAGTTTCACTACCATCAAAAATTTAAGCCAAGAATATTCTATAAACTAGCATTCATATTAAGAATAGAAGTCTATGAAGTGGATGGGGACATATAA
- a CDS encoding phage minor capsid protein, translating to MDPKKPRITPHQLDIWSGNMAEIYNSLEGEIIRIIIKQLNSGFNEIHEWQAQKMYELGLFNNEVMKQLSRVTVVAEPQIRKMFEETGVAIIEDVDKAMPFATKPMPNNIDNLMRAYHNQVWTEMDNYVNQTLITTRYGMGTAQIAYQNVLSKTAAMFNTGLYTFEQSLERAVTELAQKGIKSTLLDKGGNTWSLERYVRTVLKSTLGNTYNQLRTERMAEYGVHTVLVTSHVGARKACSTIQGNVVDLRPVDQLPPDSQYKSIYDSSWKASYGEAGGHRGVNCKHLHIPFIPGVNTNNQPVYDEKLNAKVAQAMDVQRRIEREIVKYKKNLMVAEALKSKHADYWGMMVKKRQAAMREHLESNGRYLRRNYKREKVYTPLATLLEDFSYKD from the coding sequence ATGGATCCTAAAAAGCCTAGAATCACTCCTCACCAATTAGACATATGGTCTGGAAACATGGCCGAGATATACAATTCTCTTGAAGGTGAAATCATTCGAATTATTATTAAGCAATTGAATAGTGGTTTTAATGAAATTCATGAGTGGCAAGCTCAAAAGATGTATGAATTAGGGTTGTTCAATAACGAAGTGATGAAACAGTTATCCAGGGTTACAGTTGTAGCAGAGCCACAAATTAGAAAGATGTTTGAAGAAACAGGTGTAGCTATAATCGAAGATGTAGATAAGGCTATGCCATTTGCAACAAAACCTATGCCAAATAACATCGATAACCTGATGCGAGCTTACCACAATCAAGTGTGGACTGAGATGGACAATTACGTAAACCAGACACTCATCACAACTAGATACGGGATGGGTACTGCGCAAATTGCCTATCAAAATGTATTAAGCAAAACTGCTGCAATGTTTAACACTGGATTATATACATTCGAACAATCATTGGAACGAGCTGTAACTGAATTGGCCCAAAAGGGTATTAAATCTACCTTGCTTGATAAAGGAGGCAACACTTGGAGCCTTGAAAGGTACGTTCGGACCGTCCTAAAGTCAACTCTTGGCAACACCTATAACCAATTGAGAACGGAAAGGATGGCGGAGTACGGAGTCCATACAGTCCTTGTAACTAGCCACGTTGGAGCGAGAAAAGCTTGTTCTACCATCCAAGGTAACGTGGTGGATCTCAGGCCAGTGGATCAGCTGCCTCCCGATAGCCAGTATAAGTCCATCTATGATTCTTCCTGGAAAGCAAGTTATGGTGAAGCCGGGGGCCATAGAGGGGTAAATTGCAAGCATCTACACATACCTTTCATTCCTGGGGTAAATACAAACAATCAACCTGTATATGATGAGAAATTAAACGCTAAGGTTGCCCAGGCAATGGATGTTCAAAGACGTATAGAAAGAGAAATAGTGAAATACAAGAAGAATCTAATGGTTGCAGAGGCGCTTAAAAGCAAGCATGCAGACTATTGGGGAATGATGGTGAAAAAAAGACAGGCTGCCATGCGCGAGCATTTGGAGAGTAATGGCCGATATTTGAGAAGGAACTACAAAAGAGAAAAAGTCTACACTCCTTTAGCTACTTTGCTAGAGGATTTTTCATATAAAGATTAG
- a CDS encoding RecT family recombinase: protein MSNQLAAINTKEFEYYFTQKELEVVVNSIAKNATNEELALFIQICKHNGLDPFKNHIYFIKYGNQMSIQVSVEGIQYLAQQRDDYKGVTTQLVHENDEFEVEIDSETQELKITKHSIKFPRGKVAAAYAIARREGYPDKVIIIEAEEVEHLRNKQGSQWKTYYNDMFKKHALKRALKLQFGIEVDDDQTQQDAYDQYEPRQRVDITPEKNSVDTGDKVIDPDEELAKVWAEIQKKTKERGVTKTDLNKFVQEKFEKKGKELTLQETVALNKLIDFSFPKQEEKQDAEAMSFDDFEGMTLD, encoded by the coding sequence ATGAGTAATCAATTGGCAGCTATCAACACGAAGGAATTTGAATACTACTTTACCCAGAAAGAATTGGAGGTAGTGGTCAACAGCATTGCTAAGAACGCAACAAATGAGGAGCTTGCTCTCTTCATCCAAATCTGCAAACACAATGGACTGGATCCTTTCAAGAACCATATTTACTTCATCAAGTATGGAAACCAGATGAGCATCCAGGTTTCCGTGGAAGGGATTCAATACTTGGCCCAGCAACGGGATGATTACAAAGGAGTTACTACTCAACTGGTACATGAGAACGATGAGTTTGAGGTGGAAATTGATTCAGAAACTCAGGAACTTAAGATTACCAAGCACTCTATAAAATTTCCACGGGGGAAAGTGGCAGCTGCCTACGCCATTGCACGCCGTGAAGGATATCCAGATAAAGTGATTATTATTGAAGCCGAAGAGGTGGAACACTTACGAAACAAGCAAGGGAGCCAGTGGAAAACGTACTACAATGATATGTTCAAAAAACATGCGTTGAAACGTGCTCTTAAATTGCAGTTTGGTATTGAAGTAGATGACGATCAAACACAGCAAGATGCTTATGACCAATACGAACCGCGCCAGAGGGTAGATATTACGCCTGAGAAAAATAGTGTTGACACTGGTGACAAGGTGATTGATCCGGATGAAGAACTTGCAAAAGTTTGGGCCGAAATTCAGAAAAAGACCAAAGAACGTGGTGTTACCAAGACCGATTTGAACAAATTCGTCCAGGAGAAGTTTGAAAAGAAAGGCAAGGAACTAACACTGCAGGAAACGGTGGCCCTTAATAAGTTGATAGACTTTAGTTTTCCTAAACAAGAAGAAAAGCAGGATGCAGAAGCAATGAGCTTTGACGATTTTGAGGGAATGACGCTGGACTAA
- a CDS encoding PBSX family phage terminase large subunit has translation MNKPTIDIQKNVNPHFKRVWKTKKPYNVLRGGRNSFKSSVIALLLVYMILWYLQKGEKANVVVIRKVANTIRDSVFLKIKWALEKFGIMGEFKDTVSPFKLTHKATGSTFFFYGQDDFQKLKSNDIGNIIAVWYEEAAEFNDAEEFDQSNTTFMRQKHQLADIVRFFWSYNPPRNPYSWINEWSDKMAAEDNYLVHDSSYKNDELGFVTEQMLQDIERIKKNDYDYYRYLYLGEPVGLGTNVYNMNLFNKLEKLPDDDKVIALYYAMDTGHSVSATSCGCYGLTAKGKVIRLNGYYYSPAGQVNKKAPSELSKDIYQFIKMTSTQAPYKGARIRKRTIDSAEGALRNQYYKDHGQHWLPINKLKKVDMVDYVHDLLAQGRFYYLLNPLPTGLANCDSNDIFIEEHKKYQWIEKTRNTDNPQVVKEDDHTCDDFQYFCVSNARDLRLKV, from the coding sequence ATGAATAAGCCAACCATTGACATCCAGAAGAATGTGAACCCTCACTTTAAACGAGTGTGGAAAACCAAGAAGCCATATAATGTCCTTAGGGGAGGGCGTAACTCCTTTAAGTCATCAGTTATCGCCTTGTTGCTTGTTTACATGATACTTTGGTACCTCCAAAAAGGAGAAAAGGCAAACGTCGTAGTCATTAGGAAAGTAGCGAACACGATTCGAGATTCGGTTTTCCTCAAGATCAAGTGGGCCTTAGAAAAATTCGGCATAATGGGAGAATTTAAAGATACGGTATCCCCTTTCAAATTAACGCACAAGGCTACTGGATCCACGTTCTTTTTTTATGGACAGGATGACTTTCAAAAGCTTAAATCAAACGATATCGGGAATATCATCGCTGTCTGGTACGAGGAAGCAGCTGAGTTCAATGATGCCGAAGAATTTGATCAGTCGAATACCACCTTTATGAGACAGAAGCACCAACTGGCGGATATTGTACGTTTCTTTTGGTCGTATAATCCCCCTAGGAATCCGTACTCGTGGATAAACGAATGGTCGGACAAAATGGCAGCGGAAGATAATTACCTGGTCCACGATTCCAGTTACAAAAACGATGAGCTTGGATTTGTCACAGAACAGATGCTGCAAGACATTGAGAGAATAAAGAAAAATGATTATGACTATTATCGCTATTTGTACCTAGGTGAACCTGTGGGGCTTGGAACCAACGTCTACAACATGAACTTATTCAATAAGTTGGAGAAGTTGCCGGACGATGACAAGGTCATTGCTCTCTACTATGCCATGGACACAGGACACAGTGTTTCCGCTACATCCTGTGGGTGTTATGGACTTACAGCCAAGGGGAAGGTTATCAGGTTAAATGGCTACTACTACAGCCCAGCTGGTCAGGTGAATAAAAAGGCTCCTAGTGAACTTTCAAAGGATATATACCAGTTCATCAAGATGACTTCAACACAAGCACCTTATAAAGGGGCAAGAATTAGAAAGCGTACCATCGATAGTGCCGAGGGTGCATTACGAAATCAATACTATAAAGATCACGGGCAACATTGGCTGCCTATCAACAAACTCAAAAAAGTAGATATGGTAGATTACGTCCACGACCTTTTAGCACAGGGTCGTTTTTATTATCTTCTTAATCCATTACCTACCGGGTTAGCAAACTGTGATAGCAACGACATATTCATAGAGGAGCATAAAAAGTATCAATGGATAGAGAAGACAAGGAACACTGACAATCCACAGGTGGTCAAAGAAGACGACCATACATGTGATGATTTTCAGTATTTTTGTGTTTCCAACGCTAGAGACTTGCGCTTAAAAGTCTAG
- a CDS encoding phage portal protein yields the protein MTEQTLKSINDHPKINIDPEELARIDRNLSQYKGKYPKVQYLNSNGDLKERDFMTLNLRKLSADVLSGLVFNEQCEITISDAKEEEEKGNTYKSAHEFIQHVFEHNRFKKNLADYLEPTFALGGLTVRPYVDHASGEIEFSWALANAFYPLRSNSNGISEGVMKSVTTRVDGKKVIYYTLLEFHEWKKDLYVITNELYKSESPTEVGKRVPLGDIYEEMQEVTYISRLSRPLFNYLKPSGFNNINPHSPLGLGITDNSVSTLQKVNDTYDQFWWEIKMGQRTVFVSDAMLNTLPDETGRPPKQVFDPDVNIFKSMPTTDDKQDPVKDVTSDIRTEQYIAAINQSLRTLEMELKLSVGTFSFDGRSMKTATEIVSENDLTYRTRNDHVYEVEQFIKGLVVSVLELAQAYDLFKGDIPTHEHIGVDFDDGVFQDRSALLKFYGQAKLMGLIPTSEIIQRVFKVPKETAKQWLDEINREVTGVDPTEISERTAKHMFGEEE from the coding sequence TTGACAGAACAAACACTCAAGTCGATTAATGACCATCCTAAAATTAACATCGATCCAGAGGAGTTAGCGAGAATTGATCGCAATTTATCGCAATACAAGGGAAAGTATCCTAAAGTCCAGTATTTGAACTCGAATGGAGATTTAAAAGAACGGGACTTCATGACGCTGAACCTAAGAAAATTAAGTGCTGATGTGTTATCTGGCCTGGTATTCAATGAACAATGTGAGATTACTATATCGGATGCAAAAGAAGAAGAGGAAAAAGGGAACACATACAAATCGGCGCATGAATTCATCCAACACGTATTTGAACATAACAGATTCAAAAAGAATCTTGCTGATTACCTGGAACCTACATTCGCTTTAGGTGGGTTGACAGTACGTCCATATGTGGACCATGCTTCCGGAGAGATTGAATTTTCATGGGCTTTGGCCAATGCATTTTATCCGTTGAGAAGTAACAGCAATGGTATCTCAGAGGGCGTCATGAAGTCTGTAACGACTAGAGTTGATGGAAAGAAAGTCATTTATTATACCTTGCTAGAATTCCATGAGTGGAAAAAAGATCTCTACGTCATAACCAATGAGCTCTACAAATCTGAAAGTCCAACTGAAGTCGGGAAGCGAGTTCCATTAGGTGATATATACGAAGAAATGCAAGAAGTAACATACATTTCACGTTTATCAAGACCACTTTTCAATTACTTGAAGCCTTCAGGATTTAATAATATCAATCCTCACAGCCCACTAGGGTTAGGGATTACTGATAACTCTGTTTCCACGTTGCAGAAGGTAAATGACACCTACGATCAGTTCTGGTGGGAAATTAAAATGGGGCAACGCACAGTGTTTGTAAGTGATGCCATGCTTAACACTTTGCCAGATGAAACAGGGCGACCTCCGAAACAGGTATTTGACCCGGATGTGAATATATTTAAGTCTATGCCCACAACGGACGATAAACAGGACCCTGTGAAAGATGTGACTAGTGACATTCGAACGGAACAGTATATAGCAGCCATTAATCAATCGCTAAGAACACTAGAAATGGAATTGAAACTATCAGTGGGTACCTTCTCCTTCGATGGCCGTTCCATGAAAACAGCGACTGAGATTGTAAGTGAGAATGACTTAACCTATCGTACAAGGAACGATCATGTGTATGAGGTGGAACAATTCATCAAAGGGTTGGTTGTATCCGTTTTAGAATTAGCGCAAGCCTATGACCTGTTTAAGGGCGATATACCAACACATGAACACATTGGCGTAGACTTTGACGATGGTGTATTCCAGGACCGGTCCGCGCTGCTTAAATTCTACGGACAAGCAAAGCTTATGGGGCTCATACCTACTTCTGAGATCATTCAGCGAGTATTTAAGGTGCCAAAGGAAACAGCAAAGCAATGGCTTGATGAAATAAATCGAGAAGTCACTGGTGTGGATCCAACTGAAATTAGTGAACGTACAGCAAAGCATATGTTTGGTGAGGAGGAATAA
- a CDS encoding DUF3983 domain-containing protein: MVKSKKQKRRLGKALARRHKQSVARAWRNIFVKAGLLK; the protein is encoded by the coding sequence ATGGTGAAAAGTAAAAAGCAGAAAAGACGGTTGGGCAAAGCACTTGCCCGCCGTCATAAGCAGAGTGTTGCCAGGGCTTGGAGAAACATTTTTGTGAAAGCTGGATTACTTAAATGA
- the terS gene encoding phage terminase small subunit translates to MAEKYVLAEKDYVKGMKYKDIAEKYQVSINTVKSWKKRYAWNRERGAPKEKGVHTKNRGAPKGNINAKGNKGGSAPKGNSNAVTHGFFSKFLPLETLEIMEEMSERSPADIIWDQIQIQYAAIIRAQKVMWVTSKEEVIKELKKGRYEYHEIPDDQGGGVEKVVTEEEFEFQFAWDRQATFLTAQSRAMSELRSLIKQFNDLAHDDDERKLRIQLMQANIKKAEVEADKLAKDENKNKPPTITIVDAWSDDDE, encoded by the coding sequence ATGGCTGAGAAGTATGTATTAGCAGAAAAAGATTATGTTAAAGGCATGAAATATAAGGATATTGCAGAGAAGTATCAGGTATCTATTAACACCGTTAAGTCATGGAAGAAACGATATGCTTGGAATAGAGAAAGGGGTGCACCCAAAGAAAAAGGTGTGCACACAAAAAACAGAGGAGCGCCTAAAGGTAATATCAACGCAAAAGGTAATAAAGGCGGATCAGCTCCTAAAGGTAATTCTAATGCAGTAACTCATGGCTTCTTCTCTAAATTCCTTCCTCTTGAGACCTTAGAGATTATGGAGGAAATGAGTGAACGATCCCCAGCAGATATAATTTGGGACCAGATACAAATACAGTATGCAGCAATTATTCGAGCTCAGAAGGTTATGTGGGTAACTAGCAAAGAGGAAGTGATCAAAGAGCTAAAGAAAGGTAGATATGAGTATCATGAGATTCCAGATGATCAGGGTGGAGGAGTTGAAAAGGTAGTAACGGAAGAAGAGTTTGAGTTTCAGTTTGCATGGGATCGCCAAGCAACATTTTTAACTGCCCAATCCAGAGCCATGAGTGAGCTTAGGAGCTTGATTAAGCAGTTTAATGACTTAGCCCATGATGATGATGAACGCAAGCTTAGAATCCAACTGATGCAGGCTAATATTAAGAAAGCAGAAGTAGAAGCTGATAAGCTTGCAAAGGATGAAAACAAAAATAAACCGCCAACCATTACTATTGTGGATGCGTGGAGTGATGACGATGAATAA
- a CDS encoding DUF3850 domain-containing protein: MRNLEKEQPIIYKTDNRNIREHQLKTIEPYFSAVKRGEKTFEVRKFDRDFQVGDFIDLVHYNQQTKQLGQRITKRITYMLTDEQYVKEGYVILGMVDDEIEIPF; the protein is encoded by the coding sequence GTGAGAAATTTGGAAAAAGAACAGCCGATTATTTATAAAACAGACAACCGAAATATAAGAGAGCATCAATTGAAGACGATAGAGCCTTACTTTTCAGCAGTAAAAAGAGGAGAGAAAACGTTCGAAGTAAGAAAGTTTGATAGAGACTTTCAGGTAGGGGATTTTATCGACTTAGTACATTATAATCAACAAACAAAACAATTAGGTCAACGGATTACAAAGCGAATCACCTACATGTTAACTGATGAACAATATGTTAAAGAAGGATACGTAATTCTTGGTATGGTTGATGATGAAATAGAGATACCGTTTTAG
- a CDS encoding replicative helicase loader/inhibitor yields MNKKEVVSLIEQIELFYNQPFSRNFNLNDGETATDKMIKLVEAWHRLLRNQDFKCVMRRFDNHCTKNKFPPTIADLYEEPSESKVNHEHLEYMRKLRSGSRD; encoded by the coding sequence ATGAATAAAAAAGAGGTTGTAAGTTTGATAGAACAGATTGAGCTTTTCTACAATCAACCATTTAGTCGGAATTTCAATTTAAATGATGGGGAAACAGCAACGGATAAAATGATAAAGCTTGTTGAAGCTTGGCATAGACTTTTGAGAAATCAGGATTTTAAATGCGTAATGAGAAGGTTTGATAATCATTGCACTAAAAACAAATTCCCACCTACCATCGCAGATCTTTATGAAGAACCATCCGAGTCAAAAGTGAACCATGAGCACCTGGAATACATGAGAAAGTTACGGAGTGGATCGCGTGATTAA
- the dnaB gene encoding replicative DNA helicase encodes MINNYEAECALLGCILIDNSILNELVTKPEHFQHYQNKELFTAMKKIGEKDEPINAITIIELIGRNNLSRLGGTGHLSLLKESVPSIHAFRNYEAAVIDAWKKQNIHNILKPIVDKQEFDSSDIQKMIKQLNDIDKTGTKEKFDLKEHLVQMYQLPLIKKEKGYSGIPSGFQDLDDMTDGFQDEDSIIIGARPSMGKTALILNIAANAGYKGAIPVIFSLEMSAESLIKRMLCLLGGIEGIKARNPYHYFDDKDHENWVAAIGLLERINMQIFDKPGQTVNEMRAHIRDVKRENPDKKLLVMIDYLTLIKPEESHNGNAHLQVSEISAALKGMAKEFKCPVLTLAQLSRGVEQRSNKRPVMSDLRESGSIEQDADVIGFLYRDEYYNADSEKKSILEIDIAKQRNGPTGKVDIYYNKKTQRMRDLHDRHAQAN; translated from the coding sequence GTGATTAATAACTACGAAGCAGAATGCGCCTTACTAGGCTGCATACTCATTGATAACAGCATATTAAATGAACTAGTAACAAAGCCTGAACACTTCCAGCACTATCAAAACAAGGAATTGTTTACGGCCATGAAAAAGATTGGTGAAAAGGACGAACCGATTAATGCCATAACAATCATTGAACTGATTGGACGCAACAACCTTTCTCGATTAGGTGGAACGGGCCATCTTTCCCTCTTAAAAGAAAGTGTCCCTTCCATCCATGCATTCCGGAATTATGAAGCAGCTGTCATCGATGCCTGGAAGAAACAAAATATCCACAATATCTTGAAGCCGATTGTGGATAAACAGGAATTTGACTCGAGTGATATTCAAAAGATGATCAAGCAGCTGAATGACATAGATAAAACAGGGACAAAGGAAAAGTTTGATCTCAAAGAGCACCTGGTCCAAATGTATCAGCTGCCACTTATCAAGAAGGAAAAAGGCTATTCCGGGATCCCGAGTGGCTTCCAGGACCTCGATGACATGACAGATGGATTTCAGGATGAGGACAGTATCATCATCGGGGCAAGGCCCTCCATGGGGAAGACAGCACTTATTCTGAACATTGCTGCCAATGCTGGATATAAGGGAGCCATCCCGGTCATCTTCTCCCTAGAAATGAGCGCGGAAAGCCTAATTAAACGCATGTTATGCCTTCTTGGCGGAATAGAAGGTATTAAAGCACGAAACCCATACCATTATTTTGATGACAAGGATCATGAGAATTGGGTGGCAGCCATTGGGTTGTTGGAACGGATCAACATGCAGATATTTGATAAGCCTGGTCAGACGGTGAATGAAATGCGTGCTCATATCCGAGACGTGAAACGGGAAAATCCGGATAAAAAGCTTCTGGTGATGATTGACTATCTCACCTTGATCAAGCCAGAAGAAAGCCACAATGGGAATGCCCATCTGCAGGTATCAGAAATTAGTGCTGCATTAAAAGGAATGGCCAAAGAGTTTAAGTGTCCTGTCCTTACCCTTGCTCAGTTATCACGGGGAGTGGAACAACGATCCAACAAAAGACCGGTAATGTCCGACTTAAGGGAAAGTGGAAGCATTGAGCAAGATGCGGACGTCATTGGATTCCTTTATCGAGATGAATACTATAATGCCGATTCTGAAAAAAAGAGCATTTTAGAAATTGATATTGCCAAGCAGCGTAATGGCCCAACTGGAAAGGTGGATATCTATTACAACAAAAAAACACAGAGAATGCGGGATTTACATGACCGACATGCCCAAGCTAATTAG